The following are encoded in a window of Armatimonadota bacterium genomic DNA:
- the purM gene encoding phosphoribosylformylglycinamidine cyclo-ligase — protein MKERTTYKAAGVDIDAANEAVLRMKEYIRSTFTPGVLTDVGAFGSMYQLDLKDTQQPVLVSSIDSVGTKLKIAFMLKKHDTVGHDIVNHCVNDILVQGARPLFFLDYFGTSQLNPEVVVEVVKGTAEACKNAGCALIGGETAELPGFYLPDEYDLVGCIIGLVDRNKIVDGSKVLPGDVLVGIASSGLHTNGYSLVRHIFFDMAKMRVDQDIPELGTTLGEALLIPHKIYLKPVQVLLSEFDIHGMAHITGGGFYDNIPRALPEDCQAIVYRQAWEAPPIFRLIQEMGNIAEPEMYRTFNMGIGYILIVPREQAMKIVARLKELGENAYAIGEVRKGSREVQVI, from the coding sequence ATGAAGGAAAGAACAACCTATAAAGCCGCTGGAGTGGACATTGATGCCGCTAATGAAGCGGTTCTCCGAATGAAGGAATATATAAGGTCAACCTTTACACCAGGCGTTCTGACTGACGTGGGTGCTTTTGGAAGCATGTATCAATTAGACCTGAAAGACACACAACAGCCTGTGCTTGTTTCTAGCATTGACAGCGTTGGCACTAAACTCAAAATTGCCTTCATGCTAAAAAAACATGATACAGTTGGCCACGATATCGTCAACCACTGTGTTAATGATATCCTTGTCCAAGGTGCGCGCCCTTTATTTTTCCTTGATTACTTTGGCACAAGCCAACTCAATCCCGAAGTAGTTGTTGAAGTCGTAAAAGGCACTGCAGAAGCGTGCAAGAACGCCGGGTGTGCGTTGATTGGCGGCGAGACGGCAGAACTCCCCGGATTCTACCTTCCTGACGAATACGACCTAGTGGGCTGTATTATTGGCTTGGTAGATAGAAACAAAATTGTTGATGGCTCAAAAGTGCTTCCAGGCGATGTATTGGTCGGAATAGCCTCTAGCGGATTACATACCAACGGATATTCTCTTGTCCGCCACATCTTCTTTGATATGGCAAAAATGCGAGTTGACCAAGACATCCCAGAGCTAGGAACAACCCTGGGCGAGGCTCTTCTAATTCCTCATAAAATCTATCTAAAACCCGTGCAAGTTTTGCTCTCAGAATTTGATATACACGGGATGGCACATATCACAGGAGGCGGATTCTACGACAACATTCCGCGGGCCCTTCCTGAGGACTGCCAAGCCATTGTATATCGGCAGGCATGGGAAGCACCGCCGATATTTAGGCTAATTCAGGAAATGGGGAACATTGCCGAACCCGAGATGTATCGCACATTTAACATGGGCATTGGCTATATTCTAATCGTCCCACGCGAACAAGCGATGAAAATTGTTGCCAGGCTTAAAGAACTAGGTGAAAATGCATATGCGATTGGAGAGGTGCGAAAAGGCAGTCGCGAAGTCCAGGTTATCTAA
- the purF gene encoding amidophosphoribosyltransferase: MCQNFDRPHEECGVFGVYAEGEDVARLTYFGLFGLQHRGQESAGIAVSDGSVIRVHKDMGLVNQIFTESILAELRGHIAIGHNRYSTTGSSIVQNAQPIVCESKFGTIAIGHNGNLINAAELRSELEADGETFTSTSDTEIIAKLIARSDASSIEDAITETMHKISGAYSLVILTRDKLLGVRDPYGIRPLCIGRFNHQNYILSSETCALSLVGAKFVSEIEPGEIAIIDKSGLREVQAIPTRKHALCVFEFIYFARPDSMMYHKTLHLVRQRMGHELAQEHPAPDAQVVIPIPDTGTPAAIGYAAASRIQYGEGVIKNRYIHRTFIEPNQRMRDLGVRMKFNPVKETLAGKRVVMVEDSIVRATTTRPTVKMLRDAGAIAVHVRISSPPIKYPCFYGIDMAKQSELIAANMSVEEIRQHIGADSLGYLSIKGLVQAIGLRRDKFCLACFDGKYPIEIPHHIKVSKFAFEPEEEKKREHEIFAGRSAR; the protein is encoded by the coding sequence GTGAAGACGTTGCAAGGCTAACGTACTTCGGCCTATTTGGCTTACAGCATCGCGGCCAAGAAAGCGCTGGAATTGCAGTCTCGGATGGCTCAGTCATCCGCGTTCACAAGGACATGGGCCTTGTGAACCAAATTTTTACCGAATCAATCCTTGCAGAACTGCGTGGTCATATTGCTATTGGCCACAACCGATATTCCACTACTGGGTCATCCATCGTGCAAAATGCTCAGCCTATAGTTTGCGAATCAAAGTTTGGAACAATCGCGATTGGGCACAATGGAAATTTAATCAACGCTGCAGAACTCCGCTCCGAACTTGAAGCTGATGGCGAAACTTTCACTTCAACAAGCGACACCGAAATAATCGCCAAGCTAATCGCCCGCAGTGATGCCTCCTCAATCGAAGACGCAATCACCGAAACCATGCATAAGATTAGTGGCGCATACTCACTAGTTATTCTCACGCGCGATAAATTGTTGGGTGTTCGGGACCCATACGGGATACGTCCACTCTGCATTGGAAGATTCAACCACCAAAATTACATCCTTTCATCAGAAACGTGTGCCTTAAGCCTTGTGGGAGCAAAGTTTGTCAGCGAAATCGAACCCGGTGAGATAGCAATCATCGACAAGTCGGGTTTGCGTGAAGTTCAAGCTATACCAACGCGCAAACACGCCCTCTGTGTGTTTGAGTTTATCTACTTCGCCAGACCAGATAGCATGATGTATCACAAGACACTGCATCTTGTGCGCCAGAGGATGGGCCACGAGCTCGCGCAAGAGCACCCAGCACCCGATGCTCAAGTAGTTATCCCAATCCCCGATACCGGCACACCTGCAGCAATTGGATATGCAGCGGCATCGCGCATTCAATATGGCGAGGGCGTAATCAAGAATCGGTACATTCATCGAACGTTTATTGAACCCAATCAAAGGATGCGCGACCTAGGCGTGCGAATGAAATTCAACCCTGTAAAAGAAACATTAGCAGGCAAGAGAGTGGTAATGGTCGAAGACAGCATTGTTCGAGCAACAACCACAAGACCAACCGTCAAGATGCTTCGTGACGCTGGTGCAATAGCAGTTCACGTTCGAATTAGCTCACCGCCGATTAAATACCCATGTTTTTATGGAATCGATATGGCAAAACAATCCGAATTAATCGCTGCTAACATGTCGGTTGAAGAGATTCGCCAGCATATCGGTGCCGACAGCCTAGGTTATTTGAGCATCAAAGGGCTTGTTCAAGCAATCGGGCTTCGGCGTGATAAGTTCTGCCTAGCCTGCTTTGATGGCAAATATCCAATCGAAATTCCGCATCATATCAAGGTTTCCAAGTTTGCGTTTGAACCAGAAGAGGAAAAGAAGCGCGAGCACGAGATATTTGCAGGAAGGAGCGCGCGATGA